A window from Salvia miltiorrhiza cultivar Shanhuang (shh) chromosome 2, IMPLAD_Smil_shh, whole genome shotgun sequence encodes these proteins:
- the LOC131011730 gene encoding ABC transporter G family member 22-like: MEETSAALDLSETFAKINQDDIFGSNAKYETKLRLTKDDSRMKIKRRSLDLNNNESSKTKPLCKTKSLSSHFVVNIFDEQCSNNPRNNEEKGLLSHYQSSSSSLHGVPGPVSDAIDEDDPDSCGWRKIQIEAAFGICIKFEEVSYNVRLKRSKVEKHNIVQGVSGSVYPGEFLALMGPSGGGKTTLLNLLSGRLKCDAGIITYNDRLYTKSLKQRIGFVLQDDTVFPHLTVKETLTYSALLRLPNSLSKQQKMERAMDVLSQLGLERCQNTMVGGNKVVRGVSGGEKKRVCIGNEILLNPSLLFLDEPTSGLDSTTALRIIQMLQDIAQGGKTVVTTIHQPSSRLFSRFDKLILLSNGCSLYFGKASDAMRYFSSIGCLPLIAMNPAEFLIDLASGNVKDKSLPSQLKHKFLPADVHKYLLGAYESRASTMEKIKLDEINHKLNMSSDAAGECGASWIAQFCILSRRGLKERRHEYLSSLRVIQVISTAVIAGLIWWNSDANMAEDEAGLLFFISVYWAFFPVFTAIFTFPLERAMLSKERSVGMYKLSAYLIARNASDLPLDLLLPVVFLTIIYFMVGLKHTFSAFSLTLLSIFLSIIAAQGLGLTIGAAFMDVKKATTLASVTVMTFMLSGGFFITRVPRFMCWIRYLSLNYHTYKLLLKIQCGHDGGGMEVGAMLLMIIGYRLITYILLRRMSLTPA, translated from the exons ATGGAGGAGACATCAGCAGCTCTTGACTTATCCGAAACCTTCGCCAAGATTAACCAAGACGACATTTTTGGAAGTAATGCAAAATATGAAACGAAACTGAGGTTAACAAAAGACGACAGCCGCATGAAGATCAAAAGGAGAAGCCTTGATCTGAACAATAACGAATCTTCCAAAACCAAACCCTTGTGCAAAACTAAGTCGTTGAGCTCTCACTTTGTAGTAAATATTTTTGATGAACAATGCTCAAATAATCCTCGCAACAATGAGGAAAAAGGACTTCTCTCACATTATCAATCCTCTTCCTCGTCTCTTCACGGCGTACCTGGTCCAGTATCAG ATGCAATTGATGAGGATGATCCAGATTCATGTGGTTGGAGGAAGATACAGATTGAGGCAGCATTTGGCATTTGCATCAAG TTTGAAGAAGTGAGTTACAATGTGAGATTGAAGAGGTCGAAAGTGGAAAAACACAATATAGTGCAAGGAGTGAGCGGTTCGGTTTATCCAGGAGAATTTCTTGCTTTAATGGGACCTTCTGGAGGTGGCAAAACTACTCTGCTCAATCTGCTGAGTGGAAGACTGAAATGTGATGCTGGAATCATTACTTACAATGATCGCTTATACACTAAATCATTGAAACAAAG GATTGGATTTGTGCTTCAAGATGACACTGTTTTCCCACACCTGACTGTGAAAGAGACTTTAACTTACTCTGCGTTGCTTCGCCTTCCAAACTCGCTGTCTAAGCAGCAGAAAATGGAGAGAGCAATGGATGTGCTCTCACAGCTTGGCCTAGAGAG GTGCCAAAACACAATGGTTGGTGGGAATAAGGTTGTGAGAGGGGTGTCAGGAGGTGAGAAAAAGAGAGTATGCATTGGCAATGAAATTCTTCTGAATCCTTCACTTTTATTCCTGGATGAACCTACATCTGGCTTGGATTCCACGACCGCCCTTCGCATCATTCAGATGCTCCAAGACATTGCTCAG GGTGGGAAGACAGTGGTGACCACAATACATCAGCCCTCGAGCCGGCTGTTTAGCAGATTCGACAAGCTGATACTGTTGAGCAACGGGTGCTCATTGTACTTTGGGAAAGCCTCGGATGCAATGAGGTACTTCTCATCCATAGGGTGCTTGCCACTTATTGCGATGAATCCAGCAGAATTCTTGATTGATCTTGCAAGTGGCAATGTCAAGGACAAATCCCTTCCTTCACAACTAAAACACAAGTTCCTCCCTGCTGATGTGCATAAG TATCTCTTAGGTGCTTATGAATCAAGAGCCTCCACAATGGAGAAGATAAAACTGGATGAAATCAATCACAAGCTCAATATGAGTAGTGATGCAGCAGGAGAATGTGGGGCATCTTGGATTGCACAATTTTGCATTCTTTCCAGAAGAGGGCTAAAGGAGAGGCGACACGAGTATTTAAGCAGCCTTCGTGTGATTCAAGTCATATCCACAGCAGTGATCGCGGGCTTAATTTGGTGGAATTCTGATGCCAATATGGCTGAAGATGAGGCAGGGCTATTGTTCTTCATTTCAGTGTATTGGGCATTCTTTCCTGTTTTCACAGCCATCTTCACATTCCCACTAGAAAGGGCAATGCTATCCAAGGAGAGATCAGTGGGAATGTATAAGCTGAGCGCGTATTTGATAGCTAGAAACGCGAGTGATCTGCCTCTAGATCTCCTCTTGCCTGTTGTGTTCCTCACAATCATCTATTTCATGGTGGGACTCAAGCACACTTTCTCGGCTTTTTCACTAACTCTCCTCTCCATCTTCCTCAGCATCATTGCTGCTCAG GGACTAGGCCTAACTATAGGTGCTGCATTCATGGATGTGAAGAAGGCAACAACTTTGGCTTCTGTTACTGTCATGACATTCATGCTATCTGGTGGTTTCTTCATCACT AGAGTTCCTCGATTTATGTGTTGGATTCGGTATTTGTCGTTGAATTATCACACATATAAGCTGCTGCTGAAGATACAGTGTGGGCATGATGGAGGAGGAATGGAGGTGGGAGCAATGCTGCTCATGATTATAGGATACAGATTAATCACCTATATATTGCTTAGGAGAATGAGTTTAACACCTGCttaa
- the LOC131011732 gene encoding dof zinc finger protein DOF1.2-like, with the protein MFSSSTTTSDYSNPMGIIRPLLLDRAAAKWKYSTVEIAPNCPRCASANTKFCYYNNYSLSQPRYFCKACRRYWTKGGSLRNVPVGGGCRKSRRARAATRQSAAGPAYADPAPAGGGACIDMAAVFAKYVNHGAENDESSLSPGAASTGSSSENAQASAMEEAFYEYQTTPLDQMQQVMPQMSTCQDVSSQQFVYQDFELQQQGVLCEDILWAEGTTLPSFAYQQQPMVQVEDCGLFAPDDDQLRISANLVSDNWGSFDLSAYDFYSTP; encoded by the coding sequence atgttcAGCAGTTCCACCACCACTAGCGACTACTCAAATCCAATGGGGATTATCCGGCCGCTTCTGCTGGACCGCGCCGCCGCCAAATGGAAGTACAGCACCGTCGAGATCGCGCCCAACTGCCCCCGCTGCGCCTCCGCCAACACCAAATTCTGCTACTACAACAACTACAGCCTCTCGCAGCCGCGCTACTTCTGCAAGGCTTGCCGCCGCTACTGGACCAAGGGCGGGTCCCTCCGCAACGTCCCCGTGGGCGGAGGCTGCCGCAAGAGCCGCCGCGCCAGGGCCGCCACCCGCCAGTCCGCCGCCGGCCCCGCCTACGCGGACCCCGCCCCCGCGGGTGGCGGAGCGTGCATTGATATGGCTGCTGTTTTCGCGAAATACGTGAACCACGGGGCAGAGAACGACGAGTCGTCGCTCAGCCCCGGGGCGGCCAGCACCGGATCGTCGTCGGAAAACGCGCAGGCGAGCGCGATGGAGGAGGCGTTTTATGAGTACCAGACGACGCCGTTGGATCAGATGCAGCAGGTGATGCCGCAGATGTCCACGTGTCAGGATGTTAGTAGCCAGCAGTTTGTGTACCAGGATTTCGAGCTGCAGCAGCAGGGTGTACTCTGCGAGGATATATTGTGGGCGGAAGGTACTACTCTGCCGAGCTTCGCGTACCAGCAGCAGCCGATGGTGCAGGTGGAAGACTGTGGGCTGTTCGCACCGGATGATGACCAGTTAAGAATCTCTGCGAATTTGGTTTCGGATAATTGGGGCTCTTTTGATCTCTCGGCCTATGATTTTTACTCCACCCCTTGA